From the genome of Colletotrichum higginsianum IMI 349063 chromosome 4, whole genome shotgun sequence, one region includes:
- a CDS encoding Ring-8 protein — MAVIDQVLVEVSRFVVRQVSESASSLPAPSTTAPTSTFSETAPTTTVTDNPSPTSNPGNGGGGGGGGGGSSNSPLLFFVALGFGVVFTNLWIIVGVKYCFRYNARNRAMRLNEDGEPINLENMPRPHRRRREKKLMTMDEVNDKFPMTKYKTWVGERAREGLPTAGGVSAPPSRANSLRSVDGIVPELPSKERESTEDRPATGASNKPVTSEKTTEDAVKKEGNTSTTTGNADAPQSTPTSATPLQRVNSEDDDDEDDEHINAAVPPELMATSGDTCAICIDTLEDDDDIRGLTCGHAFHAVCVDPWLTSRRACCPLCKADYYTPKPRPAPGEGDPNATGDMARTASRANMPNAPPAAWYSLSGNRLGFGRNRGNRTANTRSDRRRRARQQAVSASSTQNASQGSPASPPVVENQESRGLLANIRLPAFRNPLRRGGDQQPGSPTTAAGANVTPSQLEAGTQTAPATTTTEAR; from the exons ATGGCTGTCATCGACCAGGTCCTGGTTGAGGTCTCCCGCTTCGTGGTGCGTCAGGTGTCGGAGTCTGCCTCGTCCttgccggcgccatcgactACTGCACCTACTTCGACGTTCAGCGAAACtgcaccgacgacgacggtcaCCGATAACCCATCGCCTACCAGCAACCCAGGCAacggcggaggggggggcggaggtggtggtggtagttCCAATTCTCCTCTGCTCTTCTTCGTTGCTCTGGGCTTCGGAGTTGTCTTCACCAACCTATG GATCATCGTTGGTGTCAAATACTGCTTCCGCTATAATGCCCGTAATCGTGCCATGCGTCTCAACGAAGATGGAGAGCCCATCAACCTGGAGAACATGCCTCGtccgcaccgccgccgtcgcgagaagaagctgatGACGATGGACGAGGTCAACGACAAGTTCCCTATGACCAAGTACAAGACCTGGGTTGGCGAACGTGCGAGAGAGGGCCTTCCCACTGCCGGAGGCGTCTCTGCCCCGCCCAGTCGTGCAAACAGTCTTCGGTCTGTCGACGGTATCGTACCTGAGCTGCCCTCGAAAGAACGCGAGTCTACCGAAGATCGCCCCGCCACAGGCGCCAGCAACAAGCCTGTCACTTCCGAGAAGACGACCGAAGACGCGGTTAAGAAGGAGGGCAACACCTCGACCACAACAGGCAACGCTGACGCCCCACAATCCACACCTACTTCAGCCACTCCTCTTCAGCGCGTCAATagcgaagacgacgacgacgaagatgacgagcATATCAACGCTGCCGTCCCCCCTGAGCTGATGGCAACCAGCGGTGACACCTGTGCTATCTGCATTGACACcctggaggacgacgacgatatcCGCGGGCTGACTTGTGGCCACGCGTTCCACGCCGTCTGCGTCGACCCGTGGCTCACCAGCCGCCGGGCTTGCTGCCCTCTTTGCAAGGCAGACTATTACACCCCGAAGCCTCGTCCAGCCCCTGGCGAAGGCGACCCGAATGCCACAGGCGACATGGCCCGCACGGCGTCCCGTGCTAACATGCCCAACGCCCCTCCGGCTGCTTGGTACAGCCTGAGTGGCAACCGCCTCGGTTTCGGACGCAACAGAGGAAACCGGACTGCCAACACTCGTTccgaccgccgccgccgcgcccgccagcaGGCCGTGTCTGCATCTTCCACCCAAAATGCCTCGCAGggctcgccggcctcgccgcccgtTGTCGAGAATCAGGAATCTCGAGGTctcctcgccaacatcaGACTGCCCGCATTCCGTAACCCCCTCCGACGTGGTGGAGACCAGCAACCTGGCAGTCCGACAACGGCTGCTGGTGCTAATGTCACGCCTTCTCAGCTCGAGGCCGGAACTCAGACTGCAccggccaccaccaccacagaGGCCCGGTGA
- a CDS encoding vacuolar assembly/sorting protein VPS8, whose amino-acid sequence MADQDDTSSLGIPASSDEENMMAEREEDGTASLLDDEVQTSSSTPPAIGNGAVSNRYREILREQAEDASDEGSADAVPKRAGSPVDSLMSVPDDSPSIQASLVLNFRGSVISSPSSSILPSVASRPGLSSPSPSFRPFDRRFQSRISSSFIHSPRSSSPAFLTGHSRSASLSSGLLDGDDTDTPSPPWEVVRWTRLKKLNGQAFSEAGKRNFGTPTCIAVSASIVLGTSKGIILMFDYNQVLKTIIGPGTKAVESGAITAIAVSADHTTIAGGHANGSIFTWEANRASRPFLHIPHLDQAQLQTRTMDGHLPSVAVTHLGFLGTRHTALVSADDRGMAFSHLATRGTGSLGRTVKTTRILGRYPDAAPPTGKPLKPSTVLAFSPLPLGNTERATDTMGLTAMLTPYLLVIVSTTPVAQTQHKSARPKDVAHHSAMTGCLAWFPAVKLKVPDPVTGSDISKVKLVYCWSNVLTVLDVDEIPAENKDKPPGLKFKARSRWKCEEAIVAVQWLSRSVLTVLTITQRLIVLEDRTMRMTEGFDLMNKFIYHADLFSKQLHNLVEQLDEDDTSMHGVVADAFYMSFKTYKGKIFLLGFNDVSIGSLSNWADRIIALMENGDYVGAIQLGTSYYTGDADKLTIGLPEDTGLRHSMVRDKLMEIMRASLKYAFTQRQKDKSAADDGHLRELAEICFTASVSVGDVDFLFEEMYEWYEDAGLEGIFFETMEPYILEKQITTVPPAVVKTTVTHYVTKGWESRLEEMIVHMETTTLDLDQITVLCKQHSLYDALIYVWNQALDDYITPLIDLLTLLVPLMSNGDYMSSGNMEDEIYGVNALKMFPYLSYTLTGRVYPTGEVMDDAVASKAKAEIYWFLFSGNSVTWPKGSDRRFLTRPDQHNEPSFPYLRLILKFDAPSFLSAVNEAFEDSFLNDSPEKQVNGGIRGDVPEEQIFGRTVDRQYIVSILLEIMNPSDFAAEDTIYLDMFIARNLPKFPQYLLFPGSTLTKVLTGLCNYPGADLAEDAQLSAEYLLSIYQPPDANTLIPMFKKAGFYRILKRQYKVDKQYGKLVQTYFEDPADRDAVFECIGDCLRPQSGLNRRQVQEVLDAIKNNARTLLETSPLEAAKALSAQPVDVHQHVLDAAKDSPGLQFFYLRALLEPEKRDGESPTNPDRELIERYVQFMCRYDPSHVSDYIGLVQSINLRLDALLPAMEETGVIDAAVVLMAREGQINDAMDRLVKHLGTLESAFLGILTGAQKNDSDGLQSGAEETLRALQKYVHVGIWLCQGQTKSSRKANGVQRKSKSTTETLSPDEELWLNLIDAAVQTTRQLSTAIETLDNTRNGITTDETHDALDGLEKEKLLVLLRSLVQHTFTALLTTTSSPVGAQAGGRLLTNAGSNLSFLRILRAFLARAAASSPNLADLRSVLASIFSAYSYEESILRLSNRLLERSLFVNVKQAVELRQRGWRPRGSTCEACGHRVWGPGVSGNVFEAWEEKQARDEEQKAERKSQIAAGGKGKAGSSSDVSQTAGDSKGKGKAAPVASEPLAEGDSTTAENGAVDPDVAVAKPREQPLGPLVVLACRHIYHQSCLDAYQARPDVERKSRVETHAREYRCPIDG is encoded by the exons ATGGCAGATCAAGACGACACGTCCTCTCTGGGCATCCCAGCTTCCAGCGATGAGGAGAACATGATGGCtgagagggaggaagacggcaccgccagcctcctggacgacgaggtccagACATCCAGCAGTACGCCACCAGCAATCGGTAATGGTGCAGTTTCCAATCGATACCGTGAAATATTGCGCGAGCAAGCCGAAGATGCCTCCGACGAGGGCTCGGCGGATGCAGTCCCGAAGCGGGCGGGGAGCCCGGTCGATTCCCTGATGTCGGTTCCCGATGATTCCCCCTCCATCCAGGCGAGTTTAGTCCTTAACTTCAGG GGCTCCGTAATATCCTCCCCGAGTAGCAGCATCTTACCGTCTGTGGCCTCGCGACCAGGCCTTAGCAGTCCCAGTCCCTCATTCCGACCCTTCGACCGGCGCTTCCAGTCCCGCATTTCCTCAAGCTTCATCCACAGCCCTCGATCCTcctcccctgccttccttaCCGGTCATAGTCGATCCGCGTCTCTCAGTTCGGGCCTtctggacggcgacgataCCGACACGCCTTCTCCGCCATGGGAAGTCGTACGATGGACGAGGTTGAAGAAACTCAACGGCCAGGCCTTCTCGGAGGCCGGCAAGCGTAACTTCGGAACACCCACCTGCATTGCTGTCTCTGCCTCGATTGTGCTGGGGACCAGCAAGGGTATAATATTAATGTTTGATTACAATCAGGTCCTGAAGACCATCATCGGCCCCGGGACCAAGGCGGTCGAGTCTGGCGCCATTACGGCAATTGCGGTTTCTGCAGATCACACCACAATTGCTGGCGGCCACGCGAACGGAAGCATTTTCACTTGGGAGGCGAACCGGGCGTCGCGACCATTTTTACACATCCCGCACTTGGACCAAGCGCAGCTCCAGACCCGGACCATGGATGGCCACCTTCCCAGCGTCGCCGTTACCCATCTTGGGTTTCTCGGCACTAGACATACGGCGCTTGTTTCGGCGGATGACCGGGGTATGGCTTTCTCCCATTTGGCTACGAGAGGAACAGGATCCCTTGGCCGGACTGTGAAAACCACAAGAATACTTGGGAGGTACCCGGATGCCGCGCCTCCAACGGGCAAGCCTCTCAAGCCCAGTACGGTCTTGGCATTTAGTCCTTTGCCCCTCGGCAACACGGAGCGCGCAACTGACACTATGGGCCTCACGGCTATGTTGACCCCTTACCTGTTGGTCATCGTATCCACGACGCCCGTCGCCCAGACCCAGCACAAGTCGGCCAGGCCGAAGGACGTTGCTCACCACAGCGCGATGACTGGTTGCTTGGCATGGTTCCCCGCGGTCAAGCTCAAGGTCCCAGATCCCGTTACGGGAAGCGACATTTCCAAAGTCAAATTGGTGTACTGCTGGTCCAATGTGCTGACCGTtctcgacgttgacgagaTACCGGCCGAGAACAAGGACAAACCCCCAGGGCTCAAATTCAAAGCTCGGAGTCGGTGGAAGTGCGAAgaggccatcgtcgccgtccagTGGCTAAGCCGCTCGGTGCTTACTGTGCTGACCATCACGCAGCGGTTGATTGTGCTCGAAGATCGAACCATGCGTATGACCGAGGGTTTCGATCTGATGAACAAGTTCATCTACCACGCCGACCTCTTCTCGAAACAATTGCATAACTTGGtggagcagctcgacgaagacgacacgTCTATGCATGGTGTCGTGGCTGACGCATTTTACATGAGCTTCAAGACCTACAAGGGCAAaatcttcctcctcgggtTTAACGACGTCTCGATCGGGTCATTATCGAACTGGGCCGACCGCATTATTGCTCTTATGGAGAACGGCGATTACGTGGGAGCCATACAGCTCGGAACATCGTACTACACTGGTGACGCCGATAAGCTTACCATTGGCTTGCCTGAAGATACCGGATTGCGGCATTCAATGGTACGTGACAAACTCATGGAGATCATGAGGGCGTCACTCAAGTACGCTTTCACCCAGCGGCAGAAGGACAAATCtgctgccgacgacggccatcTGCGGGAACTAGCCGAGATCTGCTTTACTGCCTCTGTCAGCGTGGGTGACGTCGATTTCCTCTTTGAAGAGATGTATGAGTGGTACGAAGATGCTGGCTTGGAAGGCATCTTTTTCGAAACCATGGAGCCTTACATCCTTGAGAAGCAAATCACTACCGTCCCTCCGGCTGTTGTCAAAACTACTGTGACACACTATGTCACCAAAGGGTGGGAGAGCCGCCTCGAGGAGATGATTGTTCACATGGAGACTACGACTCTGGACCTGGATCAAATCACCGTGTTGTGCAAGCAGCACAGCCTTTACGATGCGCTCATTTACGTCTGGAACCAGGCACTAGACGACTACATCACGCCACTGATCGACCTCTTAACCTTGCTGGTACCCCTCATGAGCAATGGCGACTACATGTCTTCCGGGAACATGGAAGACGAGATATATGGCGTGAACGCCTTGAAGATGTTCCCCTACCTCTCGTATACTTTGACGGGCAGAGTATACCCTACCGGCGAAGTCATGGACGATGCAGTTGCCTCGAAAGCTAAAGCTGAGATTTACTGGTTTCTATTTTCAGGAAATAGTGTCACATGGCCAAAGGGCAGCGACCGCCGATTTCTTACACGGCCGGACCAGCACAATGAGCCTTCCTTCCCGTATCTCAGACTGATTTTGAAGTTCGACGCCCCGAGCTTCCTCAGCGCTGTCAATGAGGCCTTTGAGGATTCTTTTCTGAACGACTCGCCGGAGAAGCAGGTCAACGGCGGCATCAGGGGCGATGTGCCCGAAGAGCAAATCTTTGGTCGCACCGTTGATCGTCAATACATCGTCTCCATTCTTCTGGAGATCATGAACCCCTCAGActtcgccgccgaagacACGATCTACCTCGACATGTTCATCGCTCGCAACCTTCCCAAATTTCCTCAATACTTGCTATTCCCCGGATCAACCCTTACAAAGGTCTTGACGGGACTGTGCAATTACCCCGGAGCAGACCTTGCCGAAGACGCGCAGCTCAGCGCCGAGTATCTGCTATCAATATACCAGCCGCCTGACGCCAACACGCTGATTCCCATGTTCAAAAAGGCTGGGTTCTATCGGATTCTGAAGAGGCAATACAAGGTTGACAAACAGTATGGCAAACTTGTCCAGACTTATTTCGAAGACCCCGCTGACCGGGACGCCGTCTTTGAATGCATCGGGGATTGTCTACGACCACAGAGTGGTCTGAACCGTCGTCAGGTTCAAGAAGTCCTAGACGCAATCAAGAACAACGCCAGGACGCTTCTCGAAACGAGTCCTCTCGAGGCCGCGAAAGCCCTGTCAGCCCAGCCAGTTGACGTTCATCAGCATGTTCTGGATGCCGCCAAGGATTCACCCGGCCTTCAGTTCTTCTACCTGAGAGCATTGCTCGAGCCCGAAAAGCGAGACGGAGAATCTCCAACGAACCCTGACCGAGAACTCATCGAGCGCTACGTGCAGTTCATGTGCCGGTACGACCCGTCTCATGTGTCCGACTACATTGGTTTGGTTCAGTCTATCAATCTCAGGCTCGATGCCTTGCTTCCAGCCATGGAGGAGACCGGTGTCATTGATGCCGCAGTTGTCCTCATGGCGCGCGAAGGCCAGATCAATGATGCCATGGACAGGCTTGTAAAGCACCTTGGCACTCTCGAGTCAGCCTTTTTAGGAATTTTGACTGGCGCTCAAAAGAACGACTCCGACGGGTTGCAGTCAGGAGCGGAAGAGACGCTACGTGCCCTGCAAAAGTACGTCCATGTGGGTATCTGGCTCTGTCAAGGCCAGACCAAGTCATCAAGAAAGGCGAACGGCGTCCAGAGAAAGTCCAAGTCGACCACAGAGACGCTGTCgccggacgaggagctctGGCTCAACCTGATCGATGCGGCGGTGCAAACGACGCGGCAACTTTCAACCGCCATCGAGACATTGGACAATACTCGAAATGGCATAACAACGGACGAGACCCACGACGCGCTGGATGGTCTAGAAAAGGAGAAGCTCTTGGTCCTTTTGCGGTCCCTAGTGCAGCACACGTTCACGGCTCTCCTGACAACAACCTCCAGCCCTGTAGGAGCTCAGGCGGGTGGTCGACTGCTTACCAATGCTGGGAGCAatctttcttttcttcgcATCCTGCGAGCGTTCCTTGCCCGAGCCGCAGCCTCCTCGCCAAACCTAGCAGATCTGCGTTCTGTCCTGGCCTCGATCTTCTCGGCGTACTCCTATGAGGAATCGATACTTCGGCTGTCCAACCGACTGCTTGAGCGAAGTTTATTCGTCAACGTGAAGCAGGCCGTGGAGCTTCGTCAACGGGGTTGGCGACCTAGGGGCTCTACATGCGAGGCTTGCGGTCATCGGGTCTGGGGTCCGGGTGTCTCAGGCAATGTCTTTGAGGCTTGGGAGGAGAAGCAAGCACGTGACGAAGAGCAAAAGGCGGAGAGAAAATCCCAAATAGCCGCAGGaggcaagggcaaggccgGAAGCTCGAGCGATGTTTCTCAAACCGCAGGGGATTCGAAAGGCAAAGGCAAGGCGGCGCCTGTGGCGTCAGAGCCCCTTGCGGAGGGAGACAGTACAACGGCGGAGAATGGCGCAGTAGACCCTGATGTTGCAGTCGCGAAGCCGCGAGAGCAGCCGCTGGGACCGTTGGTCGTGCTCGCATGCAGGCACATTTACCACCAGAGCTGCTTGGACGCCTACCAGGCCCGACCGGACGTTGAAAGGAAGAGCCGAGTGGAGACGCACGCGAGGGAGTATAGGTGTCCGATTGATGGATAG